One Candidatus Hydrogenedentota bacterium DNA segment encodes these proteins:
- a CDS encoding 1-acyl-sn-glycerol-3-phosphate acyltransferase → MHEKTVTRTHVGAFISWSARALLCILGWRVVAESPPVKKSVIIAAPHTSAWDFFYGLLGALAMRVPLCFLIKDTVFRWPLNLLLYRLGGIPVNRRERKGAVDQIAGALRRHDRLYVMITPSGTRKRVRYWKTGFYWIAHRAGVPVWLTYIDYRNRVMCGGPFLYPTGDIHADFERIRAFYEPVFGPMPSCRPAPREYEETRERMAS, encoded by the coding sequence ATGCACGAGAAAACAGTCACGCGGACACATGTTGGGGCATTCATCTCCTGGTCTGCGCGCGCCCTGCTGTGCATACTGGGCTGGCGGGTGGTGGCGGAATCGCCGCCTGTAAAGAAGAGCGTCATTATTGCCGCGCCGCACACCAGCGCTTGGGATTTCTTCTACGGGTTGCTCGGGGCGCTGGCCATGCGGGTGCCTCTCTGCTTCCTTATCAAGGACACGGTGTTCCGGTGGCCGCTGAACCTGCTTCTGTACCGGCTAGGGGGCATCCCCGTGAACCGGCGCGAACGGAAAGGCGCAGTGGATCAGATAGCTGGGGCGCTCCGGCGGCATGACCGGCTCTACGTAATGATCACGCCGTCCGGGACGCGGAAGCGGGTACGTTATTGGAAAACCGGATTCTACTGGATTGCGCACCGGGCCGGGGTGCCGGTGTGGCTCACTTACATTGATTACCGGAACAGGGTCATGTGCGGCGGGCCGTTCCTGTACCCCACAGGCGACATTCACGCCGACTTCGAGCGCATCCGGGCCTTCTACGAGCCGGTTTTCGGCCCCATGCCCAGTTGCAGACCCGCGCCGCGGGAGTACGAAGAGACGCGGGAGCGGATGGCGAGTTGA